One part of the uncultured Celeribacter sp. genome encodes these proteins:
- a CDS encoding thiolase, whose protein sequence is MSTQDMRGKSAIVGMATAGMGEAPGFSAMELLGQAAVAAVADAGLKLQDIDGVFAATSSHAFPSMSVVEYLGLKPRFFDSTNVGGSSFEMHLLQATMALEAGLCDVALVCYGSNQRTAGGRLVSMSEPQWHETPYKPRHPITAYALAASRHMAEYGTTREQLADVALAARGWANLNPEAFARGPLTKDDVLSARMISDPLSAADCCLVTDGAAACILVRADRAKDLAAKPVYFLGAGAGNYHRSIVAMPDLTTTAAVESGPRALDMARVQRSDLDLVMVYDAFTINTILFLEDLGFCPKGEGGRFVEDGRIAPGGELAVNTNGGGLSCVHPGMYGMFLIAEAVAQIRGEAGERQIADCNLALCHGNGGTLSSQCTAILGSEATL, encoded by the coding sequence ATGAGCACTCAGGATATGCGTGGCAAAAGCGCCATCGTGGGCATGGCAACCGCTGGCATGGGAGAGGCGCCGGGCTTTTCTGCGATGGAGCTTCTGGGGCAAGCGGCTGTTGCAGCGGTCGCTGATGCGGGGCTGAAACTTCAGGACATCGATGGTGTATTTGCGGCCACCAGCAGCCATGCCTTCCCTTCGATGAGCGTCGTGGAATACTTGGGTTTGAAACCGCGCTTTTTCGATTCTACCAATGTTGGCGGCTCCAGTTTCGAAATGCACCTGCTGCAGGCGACCATGGCGCTTGAGGCGGGTCTCTGTGATGTCGCGCTGGTCTGCTATGGCTCGAACCAGCGCACCGCGGGTGGCCGCCTTGTGTCGATGAGCGAACCGCAATGGCATGAAACCCCTTATAAACCGCGGCATCCGATCACTGCCTATGCGCTGGCGGCAAGCCGTCACATGGCGGAGTATGGCACCACCCGTGAACAGCTGGCCGATGTGGCTCTTGCGGCGCGGGGTTGGGCCAACCTCAATCCCGAAGCTTTCGCTCGCGGGCCGCTCACCAAGGATGACGTTCTGTCGGCACGCATGATTTCCGATCCGTTAAGCGCAGCGGATTGCTGTCTTGTGACCGATGGGGCGGCGGCCTGTATTCTGGTACGGGCTGACCGTGCCAAGGATCTTGCCGCCAAGCCCGTGTATTTCCTCGGGGCAGGGGCTGGTAATTATCACCGTTCGATCGTGGCGATGCCGGATCTGACCACCACGGCCGCGGTCGAAAGCGGCCCGAGAGCGCTCGATATGGCGCGGGTGCAGCGATCCGATCTGGATTTGGTGATGGTCTATGACGCTTTCACCATCAACACGATCTTGTTTCTCGAGGACCTGGGCTTCTGTCCCAAGGGCGAGGGCGGGCGATTTGTCGAAGACGGGCGTATCGCGCCCGGTGGCGAGCTGGCCGTAAACACGAATGGTGGCGGTTTGTCCTGCGTGCATCCGGGGATGTACGGCATGTTCCTGATCGCTGAAGCCGTGGCCCAGATCCGGGGCGAAGCGGGCGAACGCCAGATCGCGGATTGCAATCTGGCCCTGTGCCACGGGAACGGCGGCACGCTGTCGAGCCAGTGCACGGCCATTCTGGGGTCGGAGGCGACACTATGA
- a CDS encoding acetate--CoA ligase family protein, whose product MSSLANLDGLVAPNSVAVIGASDDVTRIGGRPIAAMLKAGYAGRIMPVNPKRDNVQGLPCYASVDDLPEVPDAALIAVPAKIVAETVAALGRRGCRSATLFSAGFAEVGAEGEVAQRELVALAQSYGMRLLGPNTLGVYNVDIGYYGTFSSSLDTGHPRPGNIGIASQSGAFGAHLGALARDRGLGCSVLITTGNEADISVDEAILWMAQSDSTDVICAYMEAINDAPALLEALDVARAAGKPVLALKSGRSAVGARAAASHTASLTGDAVVADAVLSDHGAIILRDPETMMDIAYAASKKVFPSEHALGVITVSGGAGIVASDEAERIGLPMPAMPEAAQAALKEVLPYASPVNPLDCTAQALNDPSLLERFTRAALEEGGYGAVLCFLTYVAGSEAMSRVILDAMTPLRKAYPDRIIAFCALGAPEVLSQYDDEGILIFNDPCRAVRALDAVLRLGQRAGTAARDLPLVNPVALPAQSPDEAEAKALLAAQRIPAAPEQAVQSVEEAVRAAADLGFPVVMKILSPDILHKSDIGAVKLNLSTAEEVEAAYAQIMEAAHTHAPQAQITGMLVAKQLTGGIECLMGISQDPTFGPVAVFGLGGIFVELLNDVAVRACPFGPDVAREMILSIRGAAILHGARGAAPADIEALADMLSCLSVFAAGAGERLVSIDLNPVLALPEGEGAYALDAVIELNAEGGAA is encoded by the coding sequence ATGAGTTCGCTGGCCAATCTCGACGGTCTTGTCGCACCGAATTCCGTGGCGGTGATCGGGGCTTCTGACGATGTGACCCGGATCGGCGGGCGCCCGATCGCGGCCATGCTCAAGGCGGGCTATGCCGGGCGCATCATGCCGGTGAACCCGAAACGGGACAATGTGCAGGGATTGCCCTGCTACGCTTCCGTGGATGATTTGCCCGAAGTGCCCGATGCGGCGCTGATCGCCGTCCCGGCAAAAATCGTGGCCGAAACCGTGGCTGCGCTGGGCCGTCGTGGGTGCCGCTCTGCCACGCTGTTTTCTGCGGGATTTGCCGAAGTCGGCGCCGAAGGCGAAGTCGCGCAACGGGAGTTGGTCGCGCTGGCGCAGTCCTATGGCATGCGCTTGCTCGGGCCAAACACACTCGGCGTTTATAACGTCGACATCGGCTATTATGGGACGTTTTCCTCGTCGCTCGACACTGGGCATCCGCGTCCGGGCAACATCGGGATCGCGAGCCAGTCCGGTGCGTTCGGGGCTCATCTGGGCGCGCTTGCGCGGGACCGTGGACTGGGATGTTCTGTCCTGATCACCACCGGCAACGAGGCCGATATCAGCGTGGATGAGGCCATTCTCTGGATGGCGCAGAGCGACAGCACGGATGTGATCTGTGCCTATATGGAAGCGATCAACGATGCGCCTGCGCTGTTGGAGGCGCTGGACGTCGCCCGTGCCGCCGGCAAGCCGGTGCTGGCGCTCAAATCCGGGCGCTCGGCGGTCGGGGCACGGGCTGCGGCTTCGCATACGGCGTCTCTGACCGGGGATGCCGTGGTGGCGGATGCGGTGCTCAGCGATCATGGCGCCATCATCCTGCGGGATCCGGAAACCATGATGGACATCGCCTATGCGGCGTCGAAGAAAGTGTTCCCGTCGGAGCATGCGCTGGGCGTGATCACGGTCAGCGGTGGTGCAGGTATCGTCGCCAGCGATGAGGCCGAACGCATCGGCCTGCCGATGCCGGCCATGCCTGAGGCGGCACAGGCAGCCCTGAAAGAAGTGCTGCCCTACGCGTCTCCGGTCAATCCGCTGGATTGTACGGCGCAGGCACTCAATGATCCGTCTCTGCTGGAACGATTCACCCGCGCCGCATTGGAAGAGGGCGGCTATGGGGCGGTCTTGTGCTTCCTGACCTATGTGGCGGGCAGCGAAGCCATGTCGCGGGTCATCCTTGACGCCATGACCCCGCTGCGCAAAGCCTACCCGGATCGCATCATCGCATTTTGCGCCCTCGGTGCGCCGGAGGTTCTCAGTCAATATGATGATGAGGGCATTCTGATCTTTAACGACCCGTGTCGGGCGGTGCGTGCATTGGATGCTGTGTTGCGATTGGGGCAGCGGGCGGGGACTGCGGCGCGGGACTTGCCGCTGGTGAACCCGGTTGCCTTGCCCGCACAGAGCCCGGATGAGGCCGAAGCCAAGGCGCTTTTGGCGGCGCAGCGCATTCCCGCTGCACCGGAACAGGCGGTGCAGAGCGTGGAGGAAGCCGTGCGTGCCGCGGCTGACTTAGGGTTTCCCGTGGTGATGAAAATCCTGTCTCCGGACATTCTGCACAAATCCGATATCGGAGCGGTGAAGCTCAATCTCAGTACTGCAGAAGAGGTCGAAGCGGCCTATGCGCAGATCATGGAGGCGGCGCATACCCATGCCCCGCAGGCGCAGATCACCGGGATGCTGGTGGCCAAGCAACTGACGGGCGGGATCGAATGTCTGATGGGGATCAGTCAGGACCCGACATTCGGGCCGGTAGCGGTTTTCGGGCTGGGCGGTATTTTCGTCGAATTGCTCAATGACGTCGCGGTCCGGGCTTGTCCATTCGGGCCGGATGTCGCGCGGGAGATGATTCTGTCCATTCGCGGCGCAGCCATTTTGCATGGCGCGCGCGGTGCCGCCCCCGCAGACATTGAGGCTCTGGCGGACATGCTGTCCTGTCTGTCTGTCTTTGCCGCAGGGGCAGGGGAGCGGCTGGTCTCCATCGACTTGAATCCGGTTCTGGCATTGCCCGAGGGCGAAGGCGCCTATGCGCTCGACGCGGTTATCGAACTGAACGCTGAGGGAGGCGCAGCATGA
- a CDS encoding MaoC/PaaZ C-terminal domain-containing protein, protein MTIDYDHLMNFDIPEVCQHYGDAEVARFGLTIGLGQDPMDMRQLRYVAALADDRRAFPAIANVLGHPGFWLADPRTGVDALKVVHGEQGMTIHQTIPPEGYISAKTRVTGLVDKGEGRGALLYFEKKIVDLDSGVHLATCRGTIFLRGDGGFGGPSGPVKTPHQVPERAPDFTMDLQSRPEQALGYRWNGDSNPLHLDPRVAERAGYERPILHGLSSLGMAAHALLAVLCDYDDSKFGSIDARFTAFVYPGETLRTEIWSDGSFQTRAVERDKVVIGNGLFTQRETN, encoded by the coding sequence ATGACCATCGATTATGATCATCTCATGAATTTCGACATCCCGGAGGTGTGTCAGCACTATGGTGATGCCGAGGTAGCGCGCTTTGGTCTGACCATTGGACTGGGGCAGGATCCGATGGACATGCGCCAACTGCGGTATGTGGCGGCGCTGGCTGATGATCGCCGAGCCTTTCCGGCGATTGCCAATGTGCTTGGCCATCCGGGGTTCTGGCTGGCCGATCCGCGCACCGGCGTCGATGCCCTCAAGGTGGTACATGGTGAACAGGGGATGACGATCCACCAAACGATCCCGCCAGAAGGCTATATCTCTGCGAAGACCCGTGTGACAGGGCTTGTCGACAAAGGCGAGGGGCGAGGGGCGCTGCTCTATTTCGAAAAGAAGATCGTTGATCTGGACAGTGGGGTGCATCTGGCAACTTGTCGCGGCACGATCTTTCTGCGCGGCGATGGCGGGTTCGGTGGCCCCAGCGGACCGGTGAAAACCCCACATCAGGTGCCGGAGCGCGCGCCCGATTTCACCATGGATCTGCAGAGCCGTCCCGAACAGGCACTGGGCTATCGCTGGAATGGGGATTCCAATCCGCTGCATCTGGATCCGCGGGTCGCAGAACGGGCAGGTTATGAGCGCCCGATCCTGCATGGTTTGAGCAGTCTGGGGATGGCGGCACATGCGCTGCTCGCCGTGCTTTGTGATTATGATGATAGCAAGTTCGGGTCGATCGATGCGCGGTTTACGGCCTTCGTCTATCCGGGGGAGACCCTGCGCACGGAAATCTGGTCGGACGGCTCCTTCCAGACCCGTGCCGTCGAACGCGACAAGGTGGTCATTGGCAACGGGTTGTTCACGCAACGGGAGACAAACTGA
- a CDS encoding enoyl-CoA hydratase/isomerase family protein, with product MGIDVQNREGGVCILTLNEPERRNPVGHGTRVALVQALSQAESDPAVRAVVLTGAGGNFSAGGDIRDQRDRSISEHRDRFAVIRDLVLRMTRFSKPLVAAVEGWAAGGGFALALACPTIVASENARFVTSFTKIGLIPDMGLLATLPARIGPARTRRLLLTNRVVSAPEALALGIVDEQAQSGTALDLACKFALEEAAGAMLPRHFIVDWFARDIAEALDYEQSLQPGLINSADAAEGRAAFAEKRPPWFRGC from the coding sequence ATGGGGATTGATGTTCAAAACCGCGAAGGCGGCGTCTGTATCCTGACCCTGAATGAGCCGGAGCGCCGCAATCCGGTGGGTCATGGCACCCGCGTTGCGCTGGTGCAGGCGTTGTCACAGGCTGAAAGCGATCCGGCTGTGCGCGCGGTGGTTCTGACCGGGGCCGGTGGGAATTTTTCAGCTGGCGGTGATATTCGGGACCAGCGGGATCGCAGCATTTCCGAACATCGTGACCGCTTCGCAGTGATCCGCGATCTGGTGTTGCGCATGACAAGGTTCTCCAAGCCGCTGGTGGCGGCGGTCGAAGGCTGGGCCGCTGGTGGAGGTTTCGCATTGGCATTGGCCTGCCCGACCATCGTGGCCTCTGAGAACGCCCGCTTTGTTACCAGTTTCACCAAGATCGGGCTGATCCCGGATATGGGGTTGCTGGCCACGCTGCCCGCCCGGATCGGTCCTGCGCGGACGCGCCGATTATTGCTGACAAACCGGGTGGTTTCTGCGCCCGAGGCGCTGGCTCTGGGTATCGTGGATGAACAGGCCCAAAGCGGCACTGCCTTGGATCTGGCTTGCAAATTTGCGCTGGAAGAGGCCGCGGGGGCGATGTTGCCACGCCATTTCATTGTGGATTGGTTCGCGCGCGACATTGCTGAGGCGCTGGACTACGAACAAAGCTTGCAACCGGGCCTGATCAACAGCGCGGATGCCGCCGAAGGGCGGGCGGCCTTTGCCGAGAAAAGGCCTCCATGGTTTCGCGGATGCTAG